A region from the Hippoglossus hippoglossus isolate fHipHip1 chromosome 16, fHipHip1.pri, whole genome shotgun sequence genome encodes:
- the nt5c3a gene encoding LOW QUALITY PROTEIN: cytosolic 5'-nucleotidase 3 (The sequence of the model RefSeq protein was modified relative to this genomic sequence to represent the inferred CDS: inserted 1 base in 1 codon), whose translation MDRTAVVKVGAAASASVCALLGGVVLAQYIVAKKKRAGKKTRIIEMMPQFEKSTVHMRDPERVEQIICGLIXGGASKLQIITDFDMTLSKFAVNGKRCPTCHNIIDNCKLVTEDCRQKLLQLKNKYYPIEIDPQLTMEEKYPFMVEWYFKSHTLLVEQRIEKDKLAEVVRESEAALREGFEQFFDRLQQHNVPVFIFSAGLGDVLEEIIRQAGVYHPNVKVVSNFMDFDDNGVLKGFKGELIHVYNKHDGALRNTEYFKQMKEYCNIILMGDSLGDLSMADGAPNVENMLKIGFLNDKVEERLDKYLDSYDIVLVKDETLEVPNAILQKVL comes from the exons ATGGACAGGACGGCCGTGGTGAAGGTCGGAGCCGCGGCCAGCGCCAGCGTGTGCGCCCTGCTCGGCGGGGTGGTGCTGGCCCAGTACATCGTGGCCAAGAAGAAACGAGCGGGCAAGAAGACCAGGATCATCGAGATG aTGCCTCAGTTTGAGAAGTCGACGGTCCACATGAGGGACCCTGAGCGGGTGGAGCAGATCATCTGTGGTCTCA AAGGAGGAGCTTCCAAACTACAG ATCATTACAGACTTTGACATGACGTTAAGCAAGTTCGCCGTCAACGGGAAACGCTGTCCCACGTGTCACA ATATCATCGATAACTGCAAGTTGGTGACAGAGGACTGcagacagaagctgctgcagctgaagaatAAATATTATCCCATCGAGATCGACCCTCAACTCACCATGGAGGAGAAATACCCGTTCATGGTGGAGTg gtatTTCAAGTCCCACACGCTTCTTGTGGAGCAGCGGAtagagaaagacaaactggCCGAGGTGGTGAGGGAGTCTGAAGCTGCACTCAG AGAAGGCTTTGAGCAGTTCTTTGACCGCCTGCAGCAGCACAACGTGCCTGTCTTCATCTTCTCCGCCGGCCTCGGTGACGTCCTGGAAGAAATCATCCGCCAGGCCGGAGTCTACCACCCCAACGTCAAGGTTGTCTCCAACTTCATGGACTTCGATGATAAC GGCGTCCTGAAGGGTTTCAAAGGAGAGCTGATCCACGTGTACAACAAACACGACGGCGCCCTGCGGAACACAGAGTACTTCAAGCAGATGAAGGAATACTGCAACATCATCTTGATGGGTGACTCGCTGGGGGACCTCAGCATGGCCGACGGCGCACCCAACGTGGAGAACATGCTCAAGATCGGCTTCCTCAACGACAAG GTCGAGGAGCGATTGGACAAATATCTGGACTCTTATGACATTGTCCTGGTGAAGGACGAAACTCTGGAAGTGCCCAACGCCATCCTACAGAAGGTTCTATAA